Genomic DNA from Sphingobium sp. V4:
GCCTCTCCATCCCAGGCGGCCGCTATCATCTGGTGGCGGAGGGCGAGACCGGCATCGCCATCGCGGCGACCTATGGCGTGCCCTGGCGGCAGATCGTCGCGGTGAACGGGCTGGAGCAACCCTATGTCCTGCGTCGCGGCCAGCGCCTGCTGCTGCCGGGCGGCACGCCGGCCACCCCGCCCAGCCTGGAGCAGCGCGCCGCCGCCTTCCGCATCGACATTGACGATGTGCTGACGGGAGGCCAGCCTGCGGTGAAGGACAATGCCCCGATCGCCGTCGCCTCTTCGCGGCCCGACCCCCTGCCCGCCAACAGGCCGATCGCCCAGCCTGCAGCCTTCGGCGGCAGCTTCGCCTGGCCTGTCAGGGGGCCAATACTCTCCCGTTTCGGCCCCGGCGCGAGCGGCGCCAGGAATAACGGCATCGACATCGCCGCGCCCACCGGCACGCCGATCCGCGCGGCCGCGGACGGCGTGGTCGCCTATGCCGGGGACAAGATCGCAGTGTTCGGCGGCCTGGTCCTCATCAACCATGGCGGCAGCTGGGTCAGCGCCTATGGCCATGCCAGCCGGATCGACGTGGTGCGCGGGCAGA
This window encodes:
- a CDS encoding M23 family metallopeptidase gives rise to the protein MQRLPLSLAIPCVSLALAACIPAEAEHPAPAPAGTPAPPPHKRVDAPGVTLAEPEPVWTAQQVVANARTVSASTYVVQPGDTLRGVGNRTGAGSEAIARANGIAPPHVLRAGQRLSIPGGRYHLVAEGETGIAIAATYGVPWRQIVAVNGLEQPYVLRRGQRLLLPGGTPATPPSLEQRAAAFRIDIDDVLTGGQPAVKDNAPIAVASSRPDPLPANRPIAQPAAFGGSFAWPVRGPILSRFGPGASGARNNGIDIAAPTGTPIRAAADGVVAYAGDKIAVFGGLVLINHGGSWVSAYGHASRIDVVRGQKVRQGQVIGLTGDTGYASKPKLHFELRKDRTPVNPIGQLPPA